The genomic window GAATCTGCGTCGGATCCTCCAGCTCGTACTCCCTGACTACCTCACGGATTCTGTCCGCAAGTTCCTTCCGTTGCGGGTGGGTGAGGTAGAGCAGGTTGCTGGAGAGGACCACCGAAACCGGTTCATCTCCCCCTTCACCGCGCTGGCGGCGTTCTCCACGGGCTTTGGCGAACGCCGAAGCCCGTCGGCGGAAAGCATCCAGCTCAAGGTCAACCACGGCTATCTCGGGACTGGCGACGCTGCCTCCGGAGATAGTGAAGTCTGTACCGGCTGCCTTCCAACGCCGCTCGCGCGCGTCCCCCGCATTTTCGGCCGGTGCCACGATTCCCCATTTCTGGAGGGCACGGAGGTGGTAGCTCATGGCACTGGGGGTGAGGCCCGTACGCGCAGCGAGTTCAGTGGCGGTGTGGCTCACCTGGGTGGCGTAGAGCTCGGAGATGACCTCGATGCGTGCAGCGTGCGCCAAGGCACGGATAGCCTTGGGGTCGGTGATCTCAACCGTCTTCTCGGCCCGCTTCCGCCGCGGAACGTCTCCTGACGTTTGGGATGTCTCGTTGTTCGCAATCACTTGATCAGTGTAGTCAGGGTCACTAACCGGACCAGCGGAGTTCATTCCCGCCGGCGTCGCGTCGCTGCTCATGTGCCGGCCTCTGCTGGGTCCGGAAGCAGGAATCCCTCGAGGACGAGGTTGGTGACGTCGCGGTACAAGCCATCCCTGAAGGCATCCTCGTCGAAGTCTTCACCGCCTCCCAGCAGGGAGACCAGGGCTGCCACGATCTGCCGGACCGAGAGCTCTCCATCGCAGGCAGATGCGAAACCTGCAAGTTCCGTGCTGAGCAGATTGGTCCTTCGGAGACCGGCACCCTGCCTGAGGAGGATAACGCCCGGGTGGGCAGCACCGGGGCGTTGGTGTCGTTCTTCGGTCACGTCCTCCGCTACCAGCAGGTGCGCCTCGGGCACGGCGTTGGCCGCCACCCAATCGGCCCGTTCAACGGCCGCACCCAGATGGGGTCCAATGGGTTGCTCGATGGGATAGGTAATCTCCTCGAAGCGGCTGATGATGGCCTGCTGCCCGGCCTCCGGGCGGCGTAACCAGATCATGCCGAAGCCCACGCCCTCCACGTTCCGGGACGCGAAGTCATCAAGGTAGGAAGCATAGGACTCTTTGTATTGCTCGCGGTCACGGTTCTGAGAGGCATCCTGCAGCCAGGTCTCGGCGTACTGTTCCGGATCCACTTGCTCGCGTTGAATGAACCACACGTCAAGTTCCGCGTCCTTGAGCCATTCCTTGGGACGGTCCTTCCAGTCCGTTCCCTCAGTGACCTCCCAATTTCCCAGCATCTGGGCGGTGCCCCCGGGCGCAAGGACCCCCGAGATCGACTGCACCAACGAAGCCACAATTCCGTCTCCGGGAAGCCCACCGTCACGGTAGGTGAATTGGTCCGAGGAGGACTCCCCGCCTTTCCTTGGCGTGATCACGAAGGGAGGGTTGGATACCACCAGTCCGAACTTTTCGCCCGCCACTGGTTCCAGGAGCGATCCCAGCCGCAGGCTTACCCGGCTTTCCAGATCCTGCGGATCCAGTTCAAGTTCCGCAGCGTTCAGCAGGAGGTTGAACCGGGTGAAAGCCAGCGCGCGTTCGGAGATGTCCGTAGCCGTGACGTGCTCGCAATGGTGCAGGAGGTGGAACGTTTGAATCCCGCATCCGGTCCCCAGGTCCAGGGCACGTTGGGTGTGTTCCCTGATGGTCGTCTGGACCAGCGTCGTGGAGGCGCGCCCGATGCCCAGGACATGGTCATGACGAAGGACCCCCGGCTGCTGGTGGGCAGCGAGATCACTGGCTAC from Arthrobacter sp. StoSoilB20 includes these protein-coding regions:
- a CDS encoding methyltransferase, producing MTDTAFAFTAGNTDDAPRSDQPGLLQVLAGDLQAISYTVDGVAALLGESASAALGRDQVVPALLATERLTDSHDPAVRALAVVVRLWLLAVPQSVAEVDSALPGIRSQGLVDLGLATVDAGVVRVTVDLRPYGWDANADGSGGAELWVASDLAAHQQPGVLRHDHVLGIGRASTTLVQTTIREHTQRALDLGTGCGIQTFHLLHHCEHVTATDISERALAFTRFNLLLNAAELELDPQDLESRVSLRLGSLLEPVAGEKFGLVVSNPPFVITPRKGGESSSDQFTYRDGGLPGDGIVASLVQSISGVLAPGGTAQMLGNWEVTEGTDWKDRPKEWLKDAELDVWFIQREQVDPEQYAETWLQDASQNRDREQYKESYASYLDDFASRNVEGVGFGMIWLRRPEAGQQAIISRFEEITYPIEQPIGPHLGAAVERADWVAANAVPEAHLLVAEDVTEERHQRPGAAHPGVILLRQGAGLRRTNLLSTELAGFASACDGELSVRQIVAALVSLLGGGEDFDEDAFRDGLYRDVTNLVLEGFLLPDPAEAGT
- a CDS encoding winged helix-turn-helix domain-containing protein, coding for MSSDATPAGMNSAGPVSDPDYTDQVIANNETSQTSGDVPRRKRAEKTVEITDPKAIRALAHAARIEVISELYATQVSHTATELAARTGLTPSAMSYHLRALQKWGIVAPAENAGDARERRWKAAGTDFTISGGSVASPEIAVVDLELDAFRRRASAFAKARGERRQRGEGGDEPVSVVLSSNLLYLTHPQRKELADRIREVVREYELEDPTQIPEGAERVATLWSMIPDDRVAPGQ